acagaacagaaatgtAGTAGAATGGTTTGTGTTGGGGCTCATTTGTCTCCGTTTGGGGTTTCAGGAGGCTGACAGATCCGGAAACATGAACAAGGGTGAAAAGGTGAGTCCAGCGTTAATCCTCCGTGCACGGAGAGGGAGGGGCCCGCCGACCTCCGCACATGTCAGAGACCTGGCACCGCTCATCTGTCAGGGGCGTTATCAGCATCCCGGAGAGCTTTTCCTCTTGACTCCATCCTAATAATAAAGCCTTATCGCCATGCGAGCCGCGACAATCTGTCTCCCGCGCGGTGTTTCAGACATTAGACGCTACAATGGTCCGATTTAGAAAATGCGAGAGCCCCCAAACTGCAGCTCTGACttttctttcaacagccaaAGTCGAAGATTACGGCTTCTCGCAAGCTTTCCCTCAAGGTGAGAGATGAGTAGGAGCCTGTTGATGGCTCCTTAAAGTCCCGCTGAGGTCGAACGGACGTGTTTTCTGAGCATTTTCCGCTGCGTGTTCCTCCCGAGCAGAAGCTCCTCTTGACGAAGGCCTGCGAGGAtttggagcaggagaagcaggagcgggaggaggagaaggtgcgcTACCTTGGGGATAAGATCCCCCCACTGCAGGTGTCAGGGATGTCGATGGAGGAGCTTCAGGTAGAGCCACAGGGCGAGGGGGGTCGATGAGAGCAGCCTTGACTCCGTCTCCGCTCACTTCTCCTCAGAACCTGTGCAAGCAGCTCCACTCCAAGATCGAGGTGGTGGACGAGGAGCGGTACGACTGCGAGTCCAAAGTGAAGAAGCACAACAATGACGTAGGTGGACCCTCAAAGGCGGCTGAAGTTCCCGATGTTAGCGCAGGCGTTTCACTgtggggtttcttttttttttttttaacgtcagATCCATGAACTGAAGCTAAAAATCCAGG
This window of the Takifugu flavidus isolate HTHZ2018 unplaced genomic scaffold, ASM371156v2 ctg938, whole genome shotgun sequence genome carries:
- the LOC130521389 gene encoding troponin I, slow skeletal muscle-like → MLPPHVAALLIVLIGRSGDIRWQEADRSGNMNKGEKPKSKITASRKLSLKKLLLTKACEDLEQEKQEREEEKVRYLGDKIPPLQVSGMSMEELQNLCKQLHSKIEVVDEERYDCESKVKKHNNDIHELKLKIQDLGGKFKKPALRKVRVSADEMMRALLGSKHKGSMDLRANLKSVKKEDVKQDKVLTSEVGDWRKNVEAMSGMEGRKKMFDTGGAGQ